In Sphingobacterium thalpophilum, a genomic segment contains:
- a CDS encoding DNA polymerase beta superfamily protein, which yields MKAHIIKKLMEIEASEGIRILFACESGSRGWGFPSIDSDYDVRFFYVRKAEDYTRLFPLATEMRFPIIDDLDMVGWDLFKVLTLLYKSNVSPFEWIQSPVVYYEFNGFKTSFRTMIGNYFDARRHAHHYLGIVRSKIEDLQRETMKLKSLFYILRSLLSADWNITYRSYAPMTLAELFVLLPDVVKMEVLELQLLKSQVDEGFKYNCSAPIRNYIETRLIDLEYQVKQAPVSVSDKEGLENYFKTVLR from the coding sequence ATGAAAGCACATATCATCAAAAAGCTAATGGAAATAGAAGCGAGCGAAGGAATACGTATACTTTTCGCCTGTGAATCAGGAAGTCGGGGTTGGGGTTTCCCATCAATCGACAGTGATTACGACGTACGTTTTTTTTATGTGCGAAAAGCGGAGGACTACACCCGCTTGTTTCCGCTGGCGACCGAAATGCGATTTCCAATAATCGATGACCTCGATATGGTAGGTTGGGACCTCTTTAAAGTACTCACATTATTGTATAAGAGTAATGTGAGTCCATTTGAATGGATACAGTCGCCAGTCGTCTATTACGAGTTTAACGGATTCAAAACAAGTTTTAGGACAATGATCGGAAATTATTTTGACGCACGTAGGCACGCCCATCATTATTTAGGGATTGTTCGTAGCAAAATTGAAGATCTCCAACGAGAAACGATGAAGCTCAAGAGCTTATTTTATATCCTAAGATCTTTACTTTCAGCAGACTGGAATATCACCTATCGCAGTTATGCGCCTATGACATTGGCAGAACTATTCGTATTATTGCCTGATGTTGTAAAAATGGAAGTGTTGGAATTGCAGCTGTTGAAGAGTCAAGTAGATGAGGGGTTTAAATACAACTGTTCAGCGCCCATAAGGAATTATATTGAAACAAGGTTAATAGATTTAGAGTATCAAGTAAAACAGGCTCCCGTATCCGTATCGGATAAGGAAGGACTGGAGAATTACTTTAAAACCGTATTAAGATGA
- a CDS encoding DinB family protein: MTNELFEFEILKASRTRLLQLIETVDNNILFKIPESFNNNIVWQIGHCITSQQRHMYMRSGLPMHISQDFMETFKIGTAPHTWKNTPNLDEIKHLLLYTVNQLSKDLASGIFVEYQPFSLPIGFSINNHIQALKAANFHEAEHSGIILTYLKLLRQ; encoded by the coding sequence ATGACGAATGAATTATTTGAATTCGAAATTTTAAAAGCCAGCAGAACCAGATTATTACAATTAATAGAAACAGTTGATAATAACATATTATTTAAGATTCCAGAAAGCTTTAACAATAATATCGTTTGGCAAATTGGTCACTGTATCACTTCCCAACAGCGACATATGTATATGCGTAGTGGACTTCCAATGCATATATCACAGGATTTTATGGAAACGTTCAAAATTGGAACTGCACCGCATACTTGGAAAAATACGCCAAACCTTGATGAAATAAAACATCTATTGCTTTATACAGTAAACCAACTTAGTAAAGATTTAGCATCGGGTATATTTGTTGAATACCAACCATTCAGCTTACCAATTGGCTTCTCCATTAATAATCACATCCAAGCACTTAAAGCGGCTAACTTTCACGAAGCCGAGCACAGCGGAATAATATTAACTTACTTAAAACTTCTTAGGCAATAA
- a CDS encoding MBL fold metallo-hydrolase: MVTNDYPNPKHWIAKLQQKYWAGQGHKVDGTLVENGSIGNFRVIETPGHSSGHISLFRERDGVLIIGDAATNMNLLTTVTGLGLPPKIFTSDQQHNIRSLQKLAGLNPSIICFGHGLVMRNTDRKFEQFVAECVSLFNSRTTAPV; encoded by the coding sequence ATGGTAACCAATGATTATCCAAATCCCAAACATTGGATCGCAAAACTTCAACAAAAATACTGGGCAGGACAGGGCCACAAAGTCGACGGTACACTCGTTGAAAATGGTAGCATCGGAAACTTTCGGGTCATAGAAACGCCAGGCCATTCAAGCGGTCATATTTCTTTATTTCGTGAGCGAGATGGTGTATTGATAATCGGGGATGCCGCTACAAATATGAACCTGCTCACAACAGTGACTGGCCTAGGGCTCCCTCCAAAAATATTCACGTCGGATCAACAGCACAATATTAGATCGCTTCAGAAGTTGGCAGGACTGAATCCCTCCATCATATGTTTCGGTCATGGCCTGGTGATGCGAAATACGGACCGAAAGTTTGAGCAATTTGTAGCGGAATGCGTATCGTTGTTCAATTCGCGAACCACGGCCCCTGTATGA
- a CDS encoding MBL fold metallo-hydrolase, translating into MLHQIAQEVFHVPLMPRNSINCYIVEGVLVDCGIRSSYNVLKDALQKIPVHQHVLTHAHADHQGCSDQLCDEFGIPLLCHGNEVSRTEQVW; encoded by the coding sequence ATGTTACATCAAATTGCCCAAGAAGTGTTCCATGTTCCATTGATGCCACGAAACAGTATCAACTGCTATATTGTAGAGGGTGTATTGGTTGATTGTGGGATACGAAGTTCATACAATGTGCTGAAGGATGCCCTTCAGAAAATACCTGTCCACCAACATGTACTTACGCATGCGCATGCAGACCATCAGGGCTGTAGTGATCAGCTCTGTGATGAGTTTGGAATACCTTTACTTTGCCATGGAAATGAAGTGTCTAGGACGGAACAGGTATGGTAA
- a CDS encoding Crp/Fnr family transcriptional regulator translates to MEKYLFSIGMLSADEINFSVQFFKSLGLKKGDFFIHMDEPCRHIGFISCGAVKAYAIDKEGKENITCFKFENEFVTSFPEFVAQEKSRRSIRAVEDSIIHRISYTDYQYLLGQVNSWHKVIQAVMEREYSQKEQYLLNYNNKSALDKYHYVLSNEPKLVQRIATQDLASYLGITQRSLTRAKGQIHSPKVL, encoded by the coding sequence GTGGAAAAATATCTATTCTCGATAGGGATGTTGTCTGCTGACGAAATAAATTTTTCTGTTCAGTTCTTCAAATCACTTGGTTTGAAGAAGGGTGATTTTTTTATTCATATGGACGAACCTTGTCGTCATATTGGATTCATATCCTGTGGTGCGGTAAAAGCATATGCTATTGACAAGGAAGGTAAAGAAAATATAACCTGCTTTAAATTTGAAAATGAATTTGTAACCTCATTCCCTGAGTTTGTCGCTCAGGAAAAATCCAGAAGGAGCATCAGGGCTGTGGAAGATAGTATAATCCATAGGATAAGCTATACTGATTATCAATACCTGCTTGGTCAAGTGAATTCTTGGCACAAGGTTATACAAGCTGTGATGGAACGGGAATATAGCCAAAAGGAACAATATCTCCTGAATTACAATAATAAGTCAGCTCTGGATAAATATCACTATGTTCTTTCGAATGAACCCAAGCTTGTTCAGCGCATAGCGACACAGGACCTGGCATCCTATTTGGGCATTACACAGAGATCTCTTACACGGGCGAAGGGACAAATACACAGCCCCAAAGTATTATAG
- a CDS encoding IS4 family transposase, giving the protein MINLNVFSQILSLIDRELFKDLVSKHKSDKHQKGINSWTHLVSMLFCHFSSADSVRDISNGLRSTTGNLNHLGVVRAPSKSNISYINTHRTHELFKDLYYSVLDRLWQKDTHFRKDLGQLKRKVYLMDASIIPLCLSVFDWAKFRSTKGAVKLHTVLDYDGCLPVFMQITDGKVHESQRAGSYSFSKGSVVVVDRGYVDYSWLGDLDSRGCYFVTRSKVNMKYKVIKSYQSEALMEKGILKDELIELSGAACNKYNSTPLRLIHFWDSTTGNEYHFLTNNTKWKASLVANIYKQRWHIEVFFKHLKQRLKVSTFIGTSENAVMIQIWTSLIGILLLKYLQKKAKYDWNLSNLVAFIRMNIFVKINIWQWIDDPFLRPPIKGKKGQLKIFAD; this is encoded by the coding sequence ATGATAAATTTAAATGTTTTTAGTCAGATTTTATCTCTTATCGACCGCGAATTATTCAAAGATTTGGTTTCAAAGCACAAAAGTGATAAACACCAGAAAGGGATCAACAGCTGGACGCATCTAGTCAGTATGCTTTTCTGTCATTTTTCCTCGGCAGATTCGGTCCGTGATATTAGTAACGGTCTACGCAGTACCACTGGTAATCTGAACCACTTAGGTGTAGTAAGAGCTCCAAGTAAGTCTAATATATCCTATATCAACACACACCGTACCCATGAACTTTTCAAAGATCTTTACTATTCTGTTTTGGATAGGCTTTGGCAAAAGGACACCCATTTTCGCAAAGATCTTGGTCAGCTAAAGCGTAAAGTATATCTGATGGATGCAAGCATCATCCCCTTATGTCTATCTGTATTTGACTGGGCAAAGTTTCGCAGCACCAAAGGTGCCGTAAAGCTGCACACTGTCTTGGATTATGATGGCTGCCTACCTGTTTTTATGCAGATTACCGATGGAAAAGTACATGAGAGCCAGCGTGCCGGTAGTTACAGTTTTTCCAAGGGAAGCGTGGTGGTAGTGGACCGTGGCTACGTGGATTACAGCTGGCTTGGGGATTTGGACAGCAGGGGGTGTTATTTCGTTACCAGGAGTAAAGTTAATATGAAGTACAAGGTTATCAAGTCCTATCAGAGTGAAGCACTCATGGAAAAGGGGATCCTTAAGGATGAGCTCATTGAGCTATCCGGTGCTGCCTGCAATAAATACAATTCCACACCGTTACGCCTGATCCACTTTTGGGACAGCACCACTGGCAATGAGTACCACTTTTTGACCAATAATACGAAGTGGAAGGCTTCTTTGGTGGCAAACATCTATAAACAACGCTGGCATATCGAAGTCTTCTTCAAGCATCTAAAGCAGCGCTTAAAAGTATCGACATTCATAGGGACTTCTGAAAATGCAGTGATGATCCAGATCTGGACTTCACTCATTGGCATATTACTGTTAAAATATTTACAAAAAAAGGCCAAATATGACTGGAACCTGTCCAATCTGGTCGCATTCATCAGAATGAATATCTTCGTGAAGATAAACATCTGGCAATGGATAGATGATCCCTTTCTCAGGCCGCCTATAAAAGGAAAAAAGGGACAGCTAAAGATCTTCGCAGATTGA
- a CDS encoding MFS transporter codes for MQAHKIPIFKSWVSEWMARSVIFAILMSSLFSFAFYGSPVAAMGFYGTQATDVQYGMVVIYGSTVAFLALDFRIVKYFAPREYLLLALAVNALCAVVCFYFRDWALFVFCQFLQGITCALMSGIVLQLIFPRLQSVRARVIAYSLLYGSIQIAVPFYSIYISVVIHFFDFNWIFYGFIIVVIMLTGVVLLTMNSKARFTRKIPLYQVDWIGYLFYVSFILIVGYILVYGRQLGWFDSSLISTLCLVNLIILSLFISRELKLKRPLINLQIFRTKNFVIGLLLLFTFYIFKGSTGLAYGYLEAILGNHPLSTIPIWIAVIVGTVLSMFIISRFVLMGYNLIRMIIVGFGLMAVYYAYMILFVSVQGETADFLLPMFIYGVATGVLFVPIVSFAASSAPSKIAVHASLIGIFSRFIGFTASLALNNELQLFAKSSVREKVRESLTETSPQLPVTLLHIQNQYINAGSDMYTSKTVSSGYFNQMIGQQILARAIRDYYDLMLTGLIFVIIILLLLPQIQHVVLRLRKGNVPY; via the coding sequence ATGCAAGCACATAAAATACCAATTTTTAAATCCTGGGTATCAGAATGGATGGCAAGGTCCGTCATATTTGCTATTCTCATGAGCAGTCTGTTTAGTTTTGCCTTTTACGGAAGTCCGGTTGCTGCGATGGGCTTTTACGGAACACAAGCTACCGATGTACAATATGGTATGGTCGTTATTTATGGTTCTACCGTAGCCTTTCTGGCTCTGGATTTTAGAATCGTAAAATATTTCGCACCAAGGGAATATCTACTGCTGGCACTTGCGGTAAATGCACTATGTGCTGTGGTCTGTTTTTATTTCAGAGATTGGGCATTATTTGTTTTCTGTCAGTTTTTGCAGGGTATTACCTGTGCATTGATGTCGGGAATTGTGTTACAGCTTATTTTTCCACGGTTACAGTCTGTACGTGCCCGTGTGATTGCTTATAGTCTCCTTTATGGCAGTATACAAATCGCTGTACCATTTTACTCCATCTATATCAGTGTCGTCATTCATTTCTTTGATTTCAACTGGATATTCTACGGATTTATTATTGTAGTCATTATGCTGACAGGTGTTGTTTTACTTACCATGAACAGTAAGGCCCGGTTTACTAGAAAAATACCTCTGTATCAGGTGGACTGGATAGGCTATTTATTTTATGTGTCTTTTATCTTGATAGTTGGATACATCCTTGTGTACGGACGACAATTGGGATGGTTTGATAGTTCATTAATCAGTACACTTTGTTTAGTTAATTTAATTATTCTTTCTCTTTTTATTAGCAGAGAATTGAAACTTAAGCGACCATTAATCAATTTACAGATCTTTAGAACAAAGAATTTCGTTATTGGGCTTTTGCTTCTTTTTACCTTTTATATCTTTAAAGGAAGTACTGGGCTTGCCTATGGTTATCTTGAAGCGATTTTAGGAAACCATCCACTGAGTACCATTCCGATATGGATTGCCGTAATTGTTGGAACTGTTTTGAGTATGTTTATCATTTCCCGATTTGTCTTGATGGGCTATAACCTGATCCGGATGATTATTGTTGGTTTTGGGTTGATGGCAGTATATTATGCCTATATGATACTATTTGTTTCTGTACAGGGCGAAACAGCCGATTTCCTTCTGCCCATGTTTATTTATGGTGTGGCAACAGGTGTATTGTTTGTTCCGATTGTTTCATTTGCGGCATCGTCGGCGCCTTCCAAAATCGCCGTCCATGCCTCTCTGATTGGTATATTTTCAAGGTTCATAGGCTTTACAGCTAGTCTGGCACTTAATAATGAGCTTCAATTATTTGCAAAATCATCCGTAAGGGAAAAGGTGCGGGAATCGCTCACCGAAACCAGCCCTCAATTGCCTGTTACCTTACTGCATATTCAAAACCAGTACATAAATGCAGGCAGTGATATGTATACGTCAAAAACAGTATCTTCCGGCTATTTTAATCAAATGATCGGTCAGCAAATATTGGCTCGCGCTATCAGGGACTATTATGATCTGATGTTGACAGGTTTGATTTTTGTCATCATTATTCTGCTGCTTTTGCCTCAAATTCAACATGTTGTTTTGAGATTAAGAAAAGGAAATGTTCCTTATTAA
- a CDS encoding HlyD family secretion protein, whose protein sequence is MNKNKTDKIVVSLTKWFGITLFVGIIIWAVAYFFEGYRYEQTNDAQIDAYLSPINAKVGGYIRKIYYKDNQQIKKGDTLVVIELDEYGLKRDAASAELMSSQAKLPILAASEGTQVKSIAVIKAQLGGARARLNQQQKEFDRYKNLLADESTTQQKFDNISATLSITQSDYDQTKASLQVAESKLNDFRVQRNAIEAEIKIKEALLERQELDIRYTVITAPFDGQIGKKTIQAGQLIQPGQTLAFLVNRAEEKWVMANFKETQIGKFKIGQAVSVEVDAFPNEKFTGTIESLSPTTGSRYSLLPPDNATGNFVKIIQRIPVRIKLTDMSEKLTKLSAGMNANVYVLKN, encoded by the coding sequence ATGAACAAAAATAAAACAGATAAAATTGTTGTAAGCTTAACCAAATGGTTTGGTATCACATTATTCGTAGGAATCATTATTTGGGCAGTAGCTTATTTTTTTGAGGGATATCGCTATGAACAGACCAACGACGCTCAGATTGATGCCTATCTTTCCCCGATAAACGCAAAAGTAGGGGGCTATATCCGTAAAATATATTATAAGGACAATCAGCAGATTAAAAAGGGCGATACACTTGTGGTGATTGAATTGGATGAGTACGGGCTGAAAAGAGATGCTGCGTCCGCAGAACTCATGAGCTCACAGGCAAAATTACCGATCTTGGCGGCAAGCGAAGGAACGCAGGTTAAAAGTATTGCAGTCATCAAAGCCCAATTGGGAGGTGCTAGAGCGCGATTGAATCAGCAGCAAAAAGAATTTGACCGGTATAAAAATCTACTGGCGGACGAATCGACCACACAACAAAAATTCGACAACATCAGTGCTACTTTATCCATCACCCAATCAGATTATGACCAGACAAAAGCTTCTTTACAGGTCGCCGAATCTAAACTAAACGATTTCAGGGTACAGCGCAATGCCATAGAGGCAGAGATAAAGATAAAAGAAGCACTTCTCGAAAGACAAGAATTGGACATTAGATATACCGTTATCACAGCACCTTTTGATGGACAAATTGGGAAGAAGACCATTCAGGCAGGACAACTGATACAGCCCGGACAGACTTTGGCATTCTTGGTGAACAGAGCCGAGGAAAAGTGGGTAATGGCAAATTTTAAGGAAACACAGATTGGGAAATTCAAAATCGGTCAAGCGGTATCTGTTGAAGTCGATGCTTTTCCAAATGAAAAATTCACAGGTACAATCGAATCCCTTTCGCCAACCACAGGCTCCCGTTATTCGTTGCTTCCGCCAGATAATGCTACCGGTAATTTTGTTAAAATCATCCAACGTATTCCTGTTCGGATTAAACTGACCGATATGTCCGAAAAATTAACTAAGCTTTCTGCCGGAATGAATGCGAATGTTTACGTTTTAAAAAACTAA